From the genome of Dryobates pubescens isolate bDryPub1 chromosome 5, bDryPub1.pri, whole genome shotgun sequence, one region includes:
- the WARS1 gene encoding tryptophan--tRNA ligase, cytoplasmic, whose protein sequence is MADSPNCDLKSLSPLQLFERVTEQGEKVRALKAGKAPKDEIDAAVRMLLSLKLSYKATTGQDYQAGLPPKDLVLINNGTNKEEDEDFVDPWTVQTSNAKGVDYAKLIVRFGSSKIDTDLINRIERATGQKPHRFLRRGIFFSHRDMDQILDAYENKKSFYLYTGRGPSSQAMHVGHLIQFIFAKWLQEVFDVPLVIQLTDDEKYLWKDLTTEKAYEYARENAKDIIACGFDINKTFIFSDLDYLGTSTGFYKNIVKVQKHVTFNQVKGIFGFTDSDCIGKISFPAIQAAPSFSSSFPQIFNGKENIQCLIPCAIDQDPYFRMTRDVAPRIGQPKPALLHSVFFPALQGAQTKMSASDPNSSIFLTDTPKQIKTKINKHAFSGGRDTIEEHRKYGGNCDVDVSFMYLTFFLEDDDRLEQLKQAYTSGELLTGELKKVLIETLQPLIAAHQERRKQVTDEVVKQFMTPRKLAFEF, encoded by the exons ATGGCTGATAGTCCAAACTGTGACTTGAAATCTCTGAGTCCACTTCAGCTGTTTGAAAGGGTAACTGAACAAGGGGAGAAAGTGAGAGCATTGAAAGCAGGAAAAGCACCAAAG GATGAAATCGATGCAGCAGTGAGGATGCTACTATCATTAAAACTGTCATATAAAGCAACAACTGGACAAGACTATCAGGCAGGCTTGCCTCCAAAGGATCTTGTGTTAATAAATAATGGTACAAATAAAGAAGAGGATGAGGATTTTGTGGACCCCTGGACTGTGCAGACATCAAATGCTAAAGGCGTGGATTATGCCAAACTTATAG TTCGGTTTGGCAGCAGTAAAATTGACACCGACCTCATCAATCGAATAGAAAGAGCTACTGGGCAAAAACCTCACCGCTTTCTACGTAGAGGGATCTTTTTTTCTCACAG agaTATGGACCAAATCCTTGATGCTTATGAAAATAAGAAGTCCTTTTACCTTTATACAGGCAGAGGGCCATCCTCCCAGGCAATGCATGTCGGTCATCTTATCCAATTTATCTTTGCAAA GTGGCTGCAAGAAGTATTTGATGTTCCTTTAGTTATACAGTTAACTGATGATGAGAAGTACCTTTGGAAGGACCTAACAACTGAGAAGGCATATGAGTATGCTCGAGAAAATGCTAAAGACATCATTGCATGTGGCTTTGACATCAATAAAACCTTTATATTTTCTGATTTAGACTATTTAGG GACAAGTACTGGATTCTACAAAAACATTGTCAAAGTTCAGAAGCACGTTACTTTTAACCAAGTGAAAGGAATCTTTGGATTTACAGACAGTGATTGCATTG GAAAGATCAGCTTTCCTGCTATTCAAGCTGCCCCATCCTTCAGTTCCTCATTTCCACAGATCTTCAATGGCAAAGAGAACATTCAGTGTCTTATCCCATGTGCTATCGATCAG GATCCTTATTTTAGAATGACCCGGGATGTAGCACCTAGAATTGGACAGCCTAAACCAGCCTTACTGCACTCAGTcttcttcccagccctgcaaggAGCACAGACAAAGATGAGTGCCAGTGATCCAAACTCCTCCATCTTCCTCACTGATACACCCAAACAAATCAAGACAAAG ATTAACAAGCATGCCTTCTCAGGAGGCAGAGATACTATTGAAGAGCACCGGAAGTATGGCGGTAACTGTGATGTTGATGTGTCTTTCATGTACTTGACTTTCTTCCTGGAAGATGATGACAGGCTTGAACAACTGAAGCAA GCATACACAAGTGGGGAATTGCTCACGGGTGAGCTGAAGAAAGTTCTTATTGAAACACTGCAGCCCTTGATAGCAGCTCATCAAGAGAGACGGAAGCAGGTCACAGATGAAGTAGTGAAGCAATTCATGACTCCACGGAAGCTAGCTTTTGAGTTTTGA